The following coding sequences are from one Lolium rigidum isolate FL_2022 chromosome 6, APGP_CSIRO_Lrig_0.1, whole genome shotgun sequence window:
- the LOC124660932 gene encoding thylakoid lumenal 15 kDa protein 1, chloroplastic isoform X2: MAMSILGALKLAPSPLLPPTQPSVRASSSLHFHLANAGAAALVAASLLLADPALAFRGGGPYGQQVTRGQDLTGKDFSGQTLIKQDFKTSILRQTNFKGANLLGASFFDADLTGADLSDADLRNADFSLANVTKVNLTNANLEGALVTGNTSFKGSNIYGAGKCRL, encoded by the exons ATGGCCATGTCAATCCTCGGCGCTCTGAAGCTCGCCCCGTCTCCACTGCTTCCGCCGACGCAGCCCTCGGTGCGCGCCTCCTCCTCGCTGCACTTCCACCTCGCgaacgccggcgccgccgcgctggtCGCCGCCTCGCTCCTCCTCGCCGACCCGGCCCTCGCCTTCAGG GGAGGCGGGCCGTACGGGCAGCAGGTGACGCGGGGGCAGGACCTCACCGGCAAGGACTTCAGCGGCCAGACACTCATCAAGCAAGACTTCAAGACT TCAATACTGCGGCAGACAAACTTCAAAGGTGCAAACTTGCTCGGCGCCAGCTTCTTCGACGCGGACCTCACAG GTGCTGACCTCTCCGACGCCGACCTCAGAAACGCCGACTTCTCGCTGGCAAACGTGACAAAG GTAAATTTGACAAATGCCAACTTGGAAGGAGCACTTGTGACAGGGAACACTTCCTTCAAAGGTTCCAACATATACGGGGCAGGCAAGTGCCGCTTGTAA
- the LOC124660931 gene encoding putative receptor-like protein kinase At3g47110: MNTEDLSNSTNRHSYLPMERQLLCFMLVACSAHYVFVCSSLYANETDRMSLLELKDAISLDPQQVFMSWNDSTHFCNWEGVSCRVKKTLPLRVTSLNLTSRGLVGHITPSLGNLTFLQTLALAENALTGEIPPSLCHLLRLQTLDLNNNKLQGRIPSFTNCSKLKELDVSSNNLVGKFPANLPPHLQVLWISTNSLTGTIPASLANTTTLNMISCSYNHIKGNIPHEFADLSSLQFLQAGVNHLTGRFPQALLNLSTLTFLGLTLNGLSGEIPPNLCTSLPNLQKLALGGNFFLGNMPSSFTNASSLNFIELSRNKFTGLVPATIGKLTKLSYLNLENNELQAHSREDWLFLDSLGNCTELQMFSMSWNHLSGHVPSSLGNISNNLQELYLTDNHLSGDFPFGIANLRNLIVLALGKNEFTGMIPEWTGTLQKLQRLILEMNLFTGDIPSSLSNLSSLGGLFLYSNKFIGNIPPSFGNLPVLTDLVISNNNLHGSVPMEIFRIPSINSIDLSFNNLDGQLPTEIGNAKQLLHLGLSSNKLSGDIPSTLGDCESLEVVELDSNSFSGSIPTTLANITNLRFLNLSTNNLARSIPSSLGNLKYLEELDFSFNHLVGEVPTKGIFKNATAMRIDGNQGLCGGVLELHIIACYVMPSNSTKHKAHLFLKVVIPITSMVSVAMVIFGLLLWRGKQKSKSVSFPSLATKFPKVSFSDLARATQGFSVSNFIGRGRYSYVYQGRLVEEENEVAIKVFNQETRGAEKSFIAECNALRNMRHRNLVRILTVCSSIDSSGNDFKALVYEFMPRGDLHKLLYSTQDYKVTPDVNLLRMTQRMSILVDVADAMEYLHHNNQGTMVHCDLKPSNILLDDNMTAHVGDFGLARFKVGSATSSLGNPNSSSAGLMGTIGYAAPEYAGGGQVSTAAAVYSFGVILLEILLRRRPTDDMFMDGLSIVKFTEISFPDRVMEIVDPQLIQEIELCQETPTASKEKGLRSLLSMVNIGLSCTKISPGERINMQEVSAKLHGIRDSYLRGN; encoded by the exons ATG AATACTGAAGATTTATCTAATTCGACCAACAGACATAGCTACCTACCCATGGAGAGACAATTACTTTGCTTCATGTTGGTGGCTTGCAGTGCACATTATGTCTTCGTCTGCAGCTCCTTATATGCAAACGAGACAGATCGGATGTCACTGCTTGAATTAAAGGATGCAATCAGTCTGGATCCACAGCAAGTCTTCATGTCCTGGAACGATAGCACCCACTTCTGCAATTGGGAAGGTGTCTCCTGCAGGGTGAAAAAGACTCTGCCACTTCGTGTCACTTCTCTAAACCTTACAAGTCGAGGTTTAGTAGGACACATCACTCCTTCGCTTGGGAACCTAACATTTTTGCAGACTCTAGCCCTAGCAGAGAATGCACTGACAGGGGAGATCCCACCCTCCCTGTGTCACTTGCTTCGTCTCCAAACCCTTGACTTGAATAATAACAAGCTGCAAGGAAGGATACCAAGTTTCACAAACTGTTCAAAGCTCAAGGAGTTGGATGTTTCATCAAACAACCTAGTTGGCAAATTTCCAGCTAATTTGCCTCCTCACCTTCAGGTTCTATGGATTTCAACTAATAGCCTTACTGGCACCATCCCAGCTTCTCTTGCCAATACCACAACACTAAATATGATTAGTTGTTCATATAATCATATCAAGGGAAACATCCCACATGAATTTGCAGATTTATCCAGTTTGCAGTTTTTGCAAGCGGGTGTCAATCACTTGACAGGCAGATTTCCACAAGCCCTCTTGAATCTTTCTACTCTCACCTTCCTTGGCCTTACTCTCAATGGTCTAAGTGGAGAGATACCACCCAATCTTTGTACCTCCCTCCCAAATCTCCAGAAGCTTGCATTGGGTGGCAACTTTTTTCTAGGGAACATGCCTAGTTCATTCACTAATGCTTCTAGTCTGAACTTCATTGAATTGTCGCGTAACAAATTCACCGGATTGGTGCCTGCCACTATTGGTAAACTTACCAAACTCTCATATTTGAATCTTGAAAATAATGAACTCCAAGCACATAGTAGGGAAGACTGGTTGTTTTTGGACAGCTTAGGCAACTGCACAGAGCTACAAATGTTCTCAATGAGTTGGAATCATCTATCAGGGCATGTACCAAGTTCATTAGGTAACATTTCCAATAACCTTCAGGAGCTATACTTGACAGACAATCACCTATCTGGAGATTTTCCTTTCGGCATAGCAAACCTTCGCAACCTGATTGTTTTAGCATTGGGGAAAAATGAATTTACAGGAATGATTCCCGAGTGGACTGGAACTCTTCAAAAGTTGCAGAGACTAATTTTAGAAATGAACCTATTTACGGGGGACATTCCTTCATCATTGTCAAACTTGTCTAGCTTGGGAGGGCTCTTCCTATACTCGAACAAGTTCATTGGCAACATACCACCAAGCTTTGGAAACCTCCCCGTGCTTACAGATTTAGTGATTTCCAATAACAATCTTCATGGCAGTGTTCCAATGGAGATATTCAGAATCCCATCAATAAATTCAATTGATTTATCTTTCAACAACCTTGATGGACAACTTCCTACTGAAATTGGCAATGCCAAACAACTCTTACATCTAGGACTATCATCAAATAAGCTATCCGGAGATATCCCAAGCACTCTTGGTGATTGTGAAAGTTTAGAAGTCGTTGAGTTAGACTCAAATAGCTTTAGCGGAAGCATTCCCACTACATTAGCCAACATCACCAACTTGAGGTTTTTGAACCTTTCTACCAATAACTTAGCTAGGTCAATACCATCATCTCTTGGGAACCTAAAATATCTTGAGGAACTAGATTTCTCATTCAACCATCTTGTTGGTGAGGTTCCAACAAAAGGGATATTCAAGAATGCAACTGCCATGCGGATTGACGGAAATCAGGGTCTTTGTGGTGGAGTTTTAGAGTTACACATAATAGCATGTTATGTCATGCCTTCAAATTCAACTAAACACAAAGCACATTTATTTCTGAAAGTAGTTATTCCAATAACCAGCATGGTGTCAGTTGCTATGGTCATATTTGGCTTATTACTCTGGAGAGGAAAACAAAAAAGCAAATCTGTATCTTTCCCATCTCTTGCTACAAAATTTCCCAAAGTTTCTTTCAGTGATTTAGCCAGAGCAACACAAGGATTCTCAGTGTCCAACTTTATTGGCAGAGGGAGATATAGCTATGTGTATCAAGGAAGACTAGTTGAAGAGGAAAATGAGGTTGCCATAAAAGTGTTCAACCAAGAGACAAGAGGAGCAGAAAAGAGCTTCATTGCAGAATGTAATGCGTTGAGAAATATGCGGCATCGTAATCTGGTCCGTATCCTAACTGTGTGCTCAAGCATTGATTCTAGTGGTAATGATTTCAAGGCCCTAGTGTATGAGTTCATGCCACGAGGAGATTTACATAAACTATTATACTCAACTCAAGACTACAAAGTCACACCAGATGTCAACCTTCTTAGAATGACTCAAAGAATGAGCATTCTGGTGGATGTAGCGGATGCAATGGAGTACCTACACCATAACAACCAAGGAACAATGGTTCACTGTGATCTGAAGCCTAGCAACATTCTTTTGGATGACAATATGACTGCTCATGTTGGAGACTTTGGCCTCGCAAGATTCAAAGTTGGTTCCGCAACGTCATCTCTTGGTAACCCAAACTCTTCTTCAGCTGGACTAATGGGAACGATCGGATACGCTGCTCCAG AATATGCTGGGGGTGGTCAAGTTTCAACAGCTGCGGCTGTTTACAGCTTTGGTGTCATCCTCCTGGAGATATTACTTAGGAGAAGGCCAACTGATGACATGTTTATGGATGGATTGAGCATTGTGAAGTTTACAGAGATCAGCTTCCCTGATAGGGTAATGGAGATTGTCGATCCTCAGCTGATACAAGAGATTGAGCTTTGCCAAGAAACTCCAACAGCATCGAAGGAAAAAGGTCTACGCTCTCTGTTATCTATGGTAAACATTGGCCTCTCCTGCACCAAGATATCGCCGGGTGAACGCATCAACATGCAGGAGGTGTCCGCCAAGCTACATGGCATCAGAGACTCTTATCTGAGAGGAAATTGA
- the LOC124660932 gene encoding thylakoid lumenal 15 kDa protein 1, chloroplastic isoform X1, whose product MAMSILGALKLAPSPLLPPTQPSVRASSSLHFHLANAGAAALVAASLLLADPALAFRGGGPYGQQVTRGQDLTGKDFSGQTLIKQDFKTSILRQTNFKGANLLGASFFDADLTGADLSDADLRNADFSLANVTKVNLTNANLEGALVTGNTSFKGSNIYGADFTDVPLRDDQRDYLCKIADGVNTITGNATKETLFCK is encoded by the exons ATGGCCATGTCAATCCTCGGCGCTCTGAAGCTCGCCCCGTCTCCACTGCTTCCGCCGACGCAGCCCTCGGTGCGCGCCTCCTCCTCGCTGCACTTCCACCTCGCgaacgccggcgccgccgcgctggtCGCCGCCTCGCTCCTCCTCGCCGACCCGGCCCTCGCCTTCAGG GGAGGCGGGCCGTACGGGCAGCAGGTGACGCGGGGGCAGGACCTCACCGGCAAGGACTTCAGCGGCCAGACACTCATCAAGCAAGACTTCAAGACT TCAATACTGCGGCAGACAAACTTCAAAGGTGCAAACTTGCTCGGCGCCAGCTTCTTCGACGCGGACCTCACAG GTGCTGACCTCTCCGACGCCGACCTCAGAAACGCCGACTTCTCGCTGGCAAACGTGACAAAG GTAAATTTGACAAATGCCAACTTGGAAGGAGCACTTGTGACAGGGAACACTTCCTTCAAAGGTTCCAACATATACGGGGCAG ATTTTACCGATGTCCCGCTGCGAGATGATCAGCGGGACTACCTCTGCAAAATTGCTGACGG GGTAAATACAATTACTGGAAACGCCACAAAGGAGACTCTGTTCTGCAAATAA